The proteins below are encoded in one region of Silene latifolia isolate original U9 population chromosome 2, ASM4854445v1, whole genome shotgun sequence:
- the LOC141640746 gene encoding uncharacterized protein LOC141640746, giving the protein MTVVQRYGKPDIFLTITCNPHWAEIERELLPFEEAQNRHDLVSRVFRAKLLELKKDICIRNIFGNVAGYIYVVEFQKRGLPHAHFLIILDSDSKIRTLDQYDEYVCAELPDSAENPRLFSAVVRHMMHGPCGNDNPTNPCMRDSWCKNHYPREFADTTTNGRDSYPIYCRRHTGLEVTVRGSRINNQWVIPYNPFLLGKYVCHLNVEICSTIKAVKYMYKYVYKGHDRISFAVTDLSGSGQESFDEITAYQSARWISPPEAAWRIFRFHLNDIHPNVVPLQSTSPKYYVWHNRRGDKFWTPREKGFALGRLIYANPSEGERYYLRLLLSNIRGLKSFEDLKSIYGITRSSFRESAYLHGLLEADNSIEQCLAEAVQYQMPTALRRLFATLLIYCQPMNPRLL; this is encoded by the exons ATGACGGTTGTACAACGTTATGGAAAGCCAGATATATTTTTGACTATTACATGTAATCCGCATTGGGCAGAAATTGAGCGCGAGTTATTGCCTTTTGAGGAAGCGCAAAATAGACATGATCTTGTTTCTCGCGTTTTTCGAGCAAAACTTTTAGAGTTAAAGAAGGACATATGTATTCGTAATATATTTGGTAATGTTGCCGGTTACATTTACGTCGTTGAATTCCAGAAGCGAGGGCTCCCGCATGCACATTTTCTAATTATTCTGGATTCTGATAGCAAAATAAGAACGCTTGACCAATATGATGAATATGTATGTGCAGAATTGCCTGACTCTGCCGAAAACCCTCGCCTTTTCTCTGCCGTTGTTCGTCATATGATGCATGGTCCATGTGGTAACGACAACCCTACTAACCCCTGCATGAGGGATAGTTGGTGTAAGAACCATTACCCTCGTGAGTTTGCGGATACAACAACAAACGGTCGTGATTCGTATCCTATATATTGCAGAAGGCATACGGGTTTAGAGGTAACCGTACGTGGATCACGGATTAATAATCAATGGGTTATTCCATACAATCCATTCTTATTAGGGAAATATGTCTGTCACCTAAATGTTGAGATATGTTCGACAATTAAAGCAGTTAAGTATATGTACAAGTATGTATATAAGGGACATGATCGTATTTCGTTTGCTGTTACTGATCTTAGCGGCAGCGGTCAGGAATCATTTGATGAGATAACTGCGTACCAATCAGCTAGATGGATTTCCCCACCAGAGGCAGCTTGGAGAATTTTTAGATTCCATTTGAACGATATACATCCTAATGTTGTTCCTTTACAG TCAACTTCCCCAAAATATTATGTATGGCATAATAGAAGAGGGGACAAATTTTGGACTCCTAGAGAAAAAGGATTTGCCTTAGGCCGTTTAATATATGCAAATCCCTCTGAAGGAGAAAGGTATTATTTACGGCTTCTGCTCTCAAACATTCGAGGTCTCAAGTCTTTTGAAGACCTCAAGTCAATATATGGCATAACACGTAGTTCGTTTAGAGAATCGGCTTACTTGCATGGATTGCTTGAAGCAGATAACTCTATTGAACAGTGTTTAGCAGAAGCAGTGCAATATCAGATGCCAACAGCGCTACGAAGATTATTTGCTACTTTACTCATTTACTGTCAGCCAATGAATCCAAGATTGCTATGA